The sequence below is a genomic window from Rhizobium gallicum bv. gallicum R602sp.
CGGATGCTTCAACCAAGCCCTGGAGAGATCGAGCAGGTACCATGAAGGCCGAGCCATTGTTGAACTCGACTGTAATCCGGCCAGTGCTACGGTCGTAGTGGGCACCGCTCGGAGCTGGGTGTTTTAACGGTCCTTCCGCATCACACGCGCTTTCAAGCACAATGCGGCGTCCAAGCGGCTGAAAGCCGATCTCGTCGAGACCCGACCCAAGCGACTTTTTTCTATCAGGTCCCTTCGTGTCGCGACGATAACTCCGCCTTCCTCGGCGTTTCCTCGCCATCTATGCCCCCATGTCGCGACGTGGCAGCTTCGCAAGGCTTACCCTCGGCATTTTATGTCGTTGTACGATGTCGATGACCTCATCGCCCTTCATGGCATTCGTTTCCATCAAACGTTCGACGATGGCGTCGAGAGCCGTCCGGCGGGTCTGAATTATCGACCTCGCGCGCTCGAACTCCCTCTGCAAGACGTCGTGAACGTGCATCCGAAGCTCGGGATTATAAGTGCGCAACCGCTCGAGGTGCCCCGGTCGATGCCCCTCGACGACGAGCGTGTGCCCCATACCAAGACCGCCCTCGAGCATTGTCGCGAGTTCCGTTGCCCTGTTCAGGTCTGCGGTTTCAGAGCCGGAAGAGCCGTCTGCAAATGATCCGAAGATTTCCAGTTCGGCGGCTATGCCGCCAAGACACACGGCGATCGCATTGAGATAATCGGCACTTGTCTTTGGTCGAGCGTCAGTTTGACCATACTGCACGTATCCCAATTCACCAGATTTGCCGTCTATCCTGTATCGCGAAATCTTGACCTCGGTTACCTGCCCGTGGCCGATTTCGATTGCAACGAGGGCGTGGCCTGCCTCGTGGACAGCGAGAGCGCGAACGTATTCCTCCGTGAGCTCGGTCAGCGGCCGCAGTTGCTCGATCACATGGTTTCCCGAAAGGGCTTCCCGACGCCGCCGCGCCGCCCGCTTGGCATCCCGGACAAGTTGTTCGATATCGGCACCCGACAAACCCCCGGTCGCGATGCCGAACTTCTCGGCTTGAGATTGATCTAGCACGATGCCGCTATGAAATCCCAAGATCGACAGCCTGGACTGTACATCCGGAAGCGTAATCTCGAAGTGCCGATCCAACCGCCCGGCTCGCCGCACAGCAGGATCGAGCTGGTCTGGATAATTACAAGCTCCAACCACGACCACGCCCTGGCGACGATCGAAACCATCCAGTAATTCCAGGAATCCCGCCATCGCGCTTCGGAAATAGCCGCTGTTTCGATCCCTCTCCGTCCGATCGCCAAAGGTATCAATCTCGTCAATGAATAGAATCGACGGAGCTTTCGCCATTGCTTCGGCAAAGGAAGCGCGCATTGCTTTCAAATGATTGTCGAGCGCCCCGGCTTCCTGCCATTGAGAAACCGACCCGTAAATGATCGGCACACGGCAAGTGTTCGCCAACGCGCTCGCAAACATCGTTTTTCCGATACCCGGGGGCCCGGAAAGTAAGACTCCGGTGTCGACATCGCTCCATGGGAGGACGCCCGCCTTGTAGTCGGCGAGGTCCTTCGCGAGATTGTCTCCCCAAACGAGCGCAGGCCCATAACCATGCATGTCAGCAAGTGTCGGCCTCGGCTGATTGGCGACTTCCGGTACGGGCTTCGCCGGCACGGGCCGATAACTTCGCAATCTTTCCAAGGCAAGGATGGGATGGCGACGCTCCTGGAAAGCCTTTACCAGCCGTGGCCAAGGCTCCGAGAGAAGCAATTCGACGTCCCGGTCAGAGGGTGGCAGACCAGCACGTCGAAGCGCCGCCTCTGCATGTCTTCTCGTCCGCGGGCTCAAATTCAAGACAGCGTCGGAAAATAATCTGTCGCCGTCATCGAGATTGTAGTCAGGCGGAGCAATGAAGATCGCTCTTTCATTTCTGTGAGCTAGCATCTCATCGCGAAATGACCGGTCCTTCCACTCGTAAGCACACGAAGTAAACTCCAGCAGCTGCCAAATTCCAGCAGCAAAGACCTCGGCCGCCTCCGCATAGACCGGATAGTAGAAATCGTCCCTCGCCTGAAGGGTCACGATGAATTTGGAATTCGGTATATTCCAAGCTCGGAGCGATGCCGCGATCCCGCAGTATGCAATGAAGACAGGTAACGTGACGGCCGTGTTGCGGACTTGCGTTTCCGGCTTCCAGGGCACACGAGTTCGTTTGCCAGAACGTCTTGTCGGCATTGTCCTCTCCTCGAATTTCAAGGTTCCGAATGGCTCAGACAGCTCGGCGCTGAGCGCAGAAAAATTTAACCTTCATAGATTGCCGGCAACGCGATCGCTCCAGTATTCAACATCGACCCGCGTGCCCAGCCGATACCAACGCGACATCGTCCGTGCGATCCCGCGCTCGGGATCGAGATAGAAGAGTTCGCTCGACGCGGCCGGTTTTCCATCCGCGACAGAAGGGTGCCCAATCGGGCGTCCTATCAGGCAAGGTACAGCGCGCTTTGCCAGTGCCCACGTGTTGATCGCCACGTCAGGAGATAGCGCCTGAGCGCACTGATCGACGTTCTCGAGATCATCTGCAAGGCATCGAAGGCTCTCTATAAAACATGTCCGAGACATCCCAAACCATGCCTGAAAAACTGAATCACTCGTGTGCATCCCGATGCCTCCATACCTTTGGTACCTTAGTACTGGCGCGTTGAGCCTCGTCAACTTTGCGACTCACCGGGAGCCGCCAACGTTGAAGTCTTCATTTACAGGTTTATTAACAATTCTCAAGTCAAAAACGACGTAATTTACGTCATATTTGACTTAGCTCCCCCAAGCCGGTTTCTGCAAGACATGACCACGTTGCTGACTGGTGATTTGATCCGGGCTGCGAGAGCCCTTCTTGGACTGAGCCAGGTGGAACTCGCCAAGAAAGCCGGCATCACACAAAAGGCATTGGGCGAATTCGAGCTCGGCAAAAAACCGATTACCGCTAAGGCGAACGAAAAGCTTCGGCGGTTCTTCGAAGAGCGGCAGGTTCAGTTTATCGCAGCGAATGTCGAAGCCAACCACCTCGAGGGAACCGGCGTGCGATGGAAGCCACCACATCCGAACTCCGGCATCAAAACCATCTAAACCAAACCTGCCGTTGGATGGTGCCACATTGCCACCAGTTTTGCGCGATCGTTGTCACCCCTCTAGCCCGCTGTTCTGGCAAGCCTGCCGCGGAGCATGCCTCTAAGCTCAGGACCCGCAGCGGGGTGTTTCTGAACAAATGGTAATTCTCCCCCAACCATTGCGCGCGCAGCAAGAGCATACGGGACTAGGCCACACAGAGTTCGCAAGGAGGGCCGGTGTCGCCTCACGCACGGTGTATCAAGTTGAAAAGGATGGCAAGGTCGCCGACGAGTCGCCTAGTAAGATTCTGGATGCTTTTGCTCGAAACGGAGTCGTCTTGCTGTACGATGATTGGGGACAGATAGACGGGATGAAATTCAGACCTAAGCCCGATTGACGCGAGTGACTAGCGAAACCCGTGATCGTCTCCGCTGATATGGGGCCATGCCCTCGGCCATCTCTCCGTAAGCCCTGGCATGGTGCAACTCAAGCCAGAGTGCAAAGTCGCTCGCTGAGGCGCTGTGCATGCGGGAGAACCGCGCAAGGCCGCTCATCGCCAGCTTCTATCTCTGCGCAGTCAATCGATATTTCTTGGAAACGCGTCGCAACTATTTTGTTTTTTCGCCGGATCAAAACAGGCACATTGCCTACCCTGCTCGATGCAGTAAATAGTTGATTTCTTTAGCGTCAACCGAAAAAACGCGATTCAGAAATCGCGATTAAACCTAGAATACGTATGAATTTCTTGGTTTTCGCGTCGCAAATAACTTGTCCGGACAACTACATGCGGCTACGGCGGTAAACGTGAACCGCTCCGATAGGTTCAACAAATCTGATCGTATCCATAAAATCTATTCGTTTGTTTGATGGATGGCCAAGGAGCATATTAAGCATCAAGCGCAAACCCCGTGAGAAAGGAAACGACGATGACTACGATCGGTTACCGGGATGGCAAGAGCTC
It includes:
- a CDS encoding AAA family ATPase, which gives rise to MPTRRSGKRTRVPWKPETQVRNTAVTLPVFIAYCGIAASLRAWNIPNSKFIVTLQARDDFYYPVYAEAAEVFAAGIWQLLEFTSCAYEWKDRSFRDEMLAHRNERAIFIAPPDYNLDDGDRLFSDAVLNLSPRTRRHAEAALRRAGLPPSDRDVELLLSEPWPRLVKAFQERRHPILALERLRSYRPVPAKPVPEVANQPRPTLADMHGYGPALVWGDNLAKDLADYKAGVLPWSDVDTGVLLSGPPGIGKTMFASALANTCRVPIIYGSVSQWQEAGALDNHLKAMRASFAEAMAKAPSILFIDEIDTFGDRTERDRNSGYFRSAMAGFLELLDGFDRRQGVVVVGACNYPDQLDPAVRRAGRLDRHFEITLPDVQSRLSILGFHSGIVLDQSQAEKFGIATGGLSGADIEQLVRDAKRAARRRREALSGNHVIEQLRPLTELTEEYVRALAVHEAGHALVAIEIGHGQVTEVKISRYRIDGKSGELGYVQYGQTDARPKTSADYLNAIAVCLGGIAAELEIFGSFADGSSGSETADLNRATELATMLEGGLGMGHTLVVEGHRPGHLERLRTYNPELRMHVHDVLQREFERARSIIQTRRTALDAIVERLMETNAMKGDEVIDIVQRHKMPRVSLAKLPRRDMGA
- a CDS encoding helix-turn-helix domain-containing protein, whose product is MTTLLTGDLIRAARALLGLSQVELAKKAGITQKALGEFELGKKPITAKANEKLRRFFEERQVQFIAANVEANHLEGTGVRWKPPHPNSGIKTI
- a CDS encoding DUF6634 family protein, with amino-acid sequence MHTSDSVFQAWFGMSRTCFIESLRCLADDLENVDQCAQALSPDVAINTWALAKRAVPCLIGRPIGHPSVADGKPAASSELFYLDPERGIARTMSRWYRLGTRVDVEYWSDRVAGNL